One Cucumis sativus cultivar 9930 chromosome 1, Cucumber_9930_V3, whole genome shotgun sequence DNA segment encodes these proteins:
- the LOC101218094 gene encoding uncharacterized protein LOC101218094: MASSSWLYIGLGIILGFLFLGILTELYYLLCRKNKRINDTSEVEEDNHHHFSKQPSLRLIPSETQNPPQNRCGFDVEHGSGEVSLLKTTGREEEDEGEETEDDLELQGIYNLAGQPRFLFTINEETKEDLESEDGKSRKGSRNRSLSDIITAIETPFFTPMASPPLKASSPLSLNLETYNYKVHGFNPLFESSEEVEQNLKRLRSSPPPKFKFLRDAEEKLYRRLMEEAHQRKTEIPKNEQRKVINNNQKFIYSSSSSQVLPLISSPP; encoded by the coding sequence ATGgcttcttcaagttggttatATATTGGTTTAGGCATAATTTTAGGGTTCCTCTTCTTAGGCATACTCACAGAGCTTTACTACCTTCTATGTCGGAAGAACAAGAGAATCAATGACACTTCAGAGGTTGAAGAAGACAACCACCACCACTTCTCTAAGCAACCTTCCCTTCGTTTAATCCCCTCTGAAACTCAAAACCCACCTCAGAATCGTTGTGGATTCGATGTCGAACACGGCTCCGGCGAGGTTTCCTTGCTGAAAACAACGgggagagaggaagaagatgaaggtgaagaAACAGAGGATGATTTAGAATTACAGGGGATTTATAATCTTGCTGGACAACCAAGGTTTTTATTCACAATTAATGAAGAAACAAAGGAAGATTTGGAATCGGAAGATGGGAAATCGAGAAAAGGGTCGAGAAATAGAAGTTTAAGTGATATAATCACAGCAATTGAAACTCCTTTTTTTACTCCTATGGCTTCTCCGCCATTGAAGGCTTCTTCACctttgagtttgaatttagAGACTTACAATTACAAAGTCCATGGATTTAATCCTTTGTTTGAATCATCGGAAGAAGTGGAGCAGAATTTGAAGAGGTTGAGGTCTTCACCTCCTCCaaagttcaaatttcttaGAGATGCAGAGGAGAAATTGTACAGAAGATTAATGGAAGAAGCTCATCAGAGAAAAACAGAGATTCCcaaaaatgaacaaagaaaggtaattaataataatcaaaagtttatttattcttcaagCTCTTCTCAGGTTCTTCCTCTCATTTCTTCACCTCCGTAG